Proteins from a single region of Escherichia coli DSM 30083 = JCM 1649 = ATCC 11775:
- the iucB gene encoding N(6)-hydroxylysine O-acetyltransferase IucB, which yields MSGANIVHSGYGLRCEKLDKPLNLGWGLDNSAVLHWPGELPTGWLCDALDQIFIAAPQLSAVVLPWSEWCEEPQALTLFGQVQSDIIHRSAFWQLPLWLSSPANRASGEMVFDAEREIYFPQRPPRPQGEVYRRYDPRIRRMLSFRIADPVSDAERFTRWMNDPRVEYFWEQSGSLEVQIAYLERQLTSKHAFPLIGCFDDRPFSYFEIYWAAEDRIGRHYSWQPFDRGLHLLVGEQQWRGAHYVQSWLRGVTHYLLLNEPRTQRTVLEPRIDNQRLFRHLEPAGYRTIKEFDFPHKRSRMVMADRHHFFTEVGL from the coding sequence ATGTCTGGGGCAAACATTGTTCACAGCGGATATGGACTGCGCTGTGAAAAACTCGACAAGCCTCTGAATCTTGGCTGGGGGCTGGACAATAGCGCGGTGTTGCACTGGCCCGGGGAGCTGCCAACAGGGTGGCTGTGCGACGCGCTGGATCAGATATTTATCGCCGCACCACAACTTTCAGCAGTGGTTCTTCCCTGGTCCGAATGGTGTGAGGAGCCACAGGCGCTGACGCTTTTCGGACAGGTACAAAGCGACATTATCCATCGTTCCGCTTTCTGGCAGTTACCGTTATGGCTGAGTTCTCCGGCAAACCGGGCCTCCGGTGAAATGGTTTTTGATGCAGAGCGTGAGATTTATTTCCCGCAGCGCCCCCCCCGTCCGCAGGGTGAAGTTTATCGTCGTTACGATCCACGCATTCGCAGGATGCTGAGTTTCCGCATTGCCGATCCCGTTTCTGATGCAGAACGTTTCACTCGCTGGATGAACGATCCGCGCGTTGAGTATTTCTGGGAGCAAAGTGGCTCACTGGAGGTACAGATCGCCTATCTGGAACGCCAGCTCACCAGTAAACATGCATTCCCGCTGATTGGTTGTTTCGACGATCGGCCGTTCAGTTATTTCGAAATCTACTGGGCGGCGGAAGACCGCATTGGTCGCCACTATTCGTGGCAGCCCTTTGACCGTGGCCTGCATCTGCTGGTTGGTGAACAGCAATGGCGCGGAGCCCACTATGTGCAAAGCTGGCTGCGCGGGGTGACACATTACCTGCTGCTGAATGAGCCACGTACGCAGCGCACAGTACTGGAGCCACGCATCGATAACCAGCGCCTGTTCCGCCATCTTGAGCCTGCGGGATACCGGACAATTAAAGAGTTCGACTTCCCACATAAACGCTCGCGCATGGTGATGGCGGATCGTCATCACTTCTTCACGGAGGTCGGTCTGTAA
- the iucA gene encoding aerobactin synthase IucA — protein sequence MILPSEKSATDVAAQCFLNALIRETKDWQLAEYPPDELIIPLDEQKSLHFRVAYFSPTQHHRFAFPAHLVTASGSYPVDFTTLSRLIIDKLRHQLFLPVPLCETFHQRVLESYAHTQQTIDARHDWAILREKALNFGEAEQALLTGHAFHPAPKSHEPFNRQEAERYLPDMAPHFPLRWFSVDKTQIAGESLHLNLQQRLTRFAAENAPQLLNELSDNQWLFPLHPWQGEYLLQQVWCQALFAKGLIRDLGEAGTSWLPTTSSRSLYCATSRDMIKFSLSVRLTNSVRTLSVKEVERGMRLARLAQTDGWQMLQARFPTFRVMQEDGWAGLRDLNGNIMQESLFSLRENLLLEQPQSQTNVLVSLTQAAPDGGDSLLVSAVKRLSDRLGITVQQAAHAWVDAYCQQVLKPLFTAEADYGLVLLAHQQNILVQMLGDLPVGFIYRDCQGSAFMPHATEWLDTIDEAQAENIFTREQLLRYFPYYLLVNSTFAVTAALGAAGLDSEANLMARVRTLLAEVRDQVTHKTCLNYVLESPYWNVKGNFFCYLNDHNENTIVDPSVIYFDFANPLQAQEV from the coding sequence ATGATCCTGCCCTCTGAAAAATCCGCCACAGATGTGGCTGCGCAGTGCTTCCTGAATGCCTTGATTCGTGAAACCAAAGACTGGCAACTGGCGGAATACCCGCCAGACGAATTGATTATCCCGCTGGACGAACAGAAGTCGCTCCATTTCAGAGTGGCTTATTTCTCCCCAACCCAGCATCACCGCTTTGCATTTCCTGCTCATCTGGTCACGGCATCAGGCAGTTATCCTGTCGACTTTACCACTCTCTCCCGGCTTATTATTGATAAGCTCCGGCATCAACTTTTTCTGCCAGTTCCCCTCTGCGAAACTTTCCACCAACGCGTGCTGGAAAGCTACGCCCATACGCAACAGACAATTGATGCCCGCCATGACTGGGCCATCCTGCGTGAAAAAGCGTTGAATTTTGGCGAGGCTGAGCAGGCACTGCTGACAGGACACGCTTTCCACCCTGCACCTAAGTCTCATGAACCGTTTAACCGCCAGGAAGCTGAACGATACCTGCCTGACATGGCACCTCACTTCCCGCTGCGGTGGTTTTCGGTGGATAAAACGCAAATCGCTGGTGAAAGTCTGCATCTTAACCTTCAACAGCGGTTGACGCGATTTGCCGCAGAAAATGCGCCCCAGTTACTCAACGAATTAAGTGACAATCAATGGCTGTTCCCGCTGCACCCGTGGCAGGGAGAATATCTTTTGCAGCAAGTGTGGTGCCAGGCACTTTTTGCTAAAGGACTTATCAGAGACTTAGGCGAGGCCGGCACGTCGTGGCTGCCGACCACCTCTTCCCGCTCCCTCTACTGTGCTACCAGCCGCGATATGATCAAGTTCTCCCTGAGCGTTCGGCTGACCAACTCCGTCCGTACTCTGTCTGTGAAAGAGGTGGAGCGAGGAATGCGCCTGGCACGTCTGGCGCAAACCGACGGCTGGCAGATGCTACAGGCCCGCTTCCCTACTTTCCGGGTAATGCAGGAGGACGGCTGGGCCGGGCTGCGCGATCTTAACGGCAACATCATGCAGGAAAGTTTGTTTTCCCTGCGTGAAAACCTGCTGCTGGAGCAGCCGCAAAGCCAGACCAACGTTCTGGTTTCCCTGACTCAGGCCGCACCGGATGGCGGTGATTCGCTGCTGGTTTCGGCGGTAAAACGCCTGAGCGATCGCCTCGGTATCACTGTGCAACAGGCCGCCCACGCATGGGTCGATGCTTACTGTCAGCAGGTGCTGAAGCCTCTGTTTACGGCTGAAGCGGATTACGGCCTGGTGCTGCTGGCGCATCAGCAAAATATTCTTGTGCAGATGCTTGGGGATCTGCCGGTCGGATTTATTTACCGTGACTGCCAGGGCAGCGCGTTTATGCCTCACGCGACAGAGTGGCTCGATACCATTGACGAGGCGCAGGCGGAAAATATTTTCACCCGTGAGCAGTTGCTGCGCTATTTCCCTTATTACCTGCTGGTTAACTCCACTTTTGCCGTAACTGCTGCGCTGGGTGCTGCCGGGCTGGACAGCGAAGCGAATCTGATGGCTCGTGTACGAACATTGCTGGCTGAAGTGCGTGACCAGGTGACTCATAAAACCTGTCTCAACTATGTTCTGGAAAGTCCGTACTGGAACGTAAAAGGTAACTTTTTCTGTTATCTGAACGATCATAACGAGAACACCATCGTTGACCCTTCGGTGATCTATTTTGATTTCGCTAACCCGCTGCAGGCTCAGGAGGTCTGA